In Streptomyces seoulensis, the following are encoded in one genomic region:
- a CDS encoding ATP-binding protein: MRRRLIQSTLAVVLVVIAVFGVSLVIVETRTISNSAQERVESEAVRLASIVDSRILAAENVNADVLRNPVSKTQYAVIRMPGRAPIEIGSKPEGDVIHSTQHGEEGETVTVQEPRSAVTREVGRTLLIIGLVALLAVIAAVLLAVRQANRLASPLTDLAETAERLGSGDPRPRHKRYGVPELDRVADVLDSSAERIGRMLTAERRLAADASHQLRTPLTALSMRLEEITLTDDPDTVKEEATIALTQVERLTDVVERLLTNSRDPRTGSAVTFDLDEVIQQQLAEWRPAYRSAGRAIVNSGKRHLTAVGTPGAVAQVLAALIENSLMHGGGTVALRTRVTGNQAVIEVTDEGPGVPADLGARIFERTISGRNSTGIGLAVARDLAEADGGRLELLQTHPPVFGLFLSRTAPAHKGDEPTVR; encoded by the coding sequence GTGCGTCGCCGTCTCATTCAGTCCACGCTCGCCGTCGTGCTGGTGGTGATCGCCGTCTTCGGGGTCTCACTGGTGATCGTGGAGACCCGGACGATCAGCAACAGCGCCCAGGAGCGGGTGGAGTCCGAGGCGGTCCGGCTGGCCAGCATCGTGGACAGCCGCATCCTCGCCGCCGAGAACGTCAACGCCGACGTGCTGCGCAACCCGGTCAGCAAGACCCAGTACGCGGTGATCCGGATGCCCGGCCGGGCCCCGATCGAGATCGGCAGCAAGCCCGAGGGCGACGTCATCCACTCCACGCAGCACGGCGAGGAGGGCGAGACGGTCACCGTGCAGGAGCCCCGCTCCGCCGTGACCCGCGAGGTCGGCCGCACCCTGCTGATCATCGGCCTGGTCGCGCTGCTCGCCGTGATCGCCGCCGTACTGCTCGCGGTACGCCAGGCCAACCGGCTCGCCTCCCCGCTCACCGACCTCGCCGAGACCGCCGAACGCCTCGGCTCCGGCGACCCCCGCCCCCGGCACAAGCGGTACGGCGTCCCCGAGCTGGACCGGGTCGCCGATGTGCTGGACTCCTCCGCCGAGCGGATCGGCCGCATGCTGACCGCCGAACGGCGCCTCGCGGCCGACGCCTCGCACCAGCTCCGTACGCCGCTGACCGCGCTGTCCATGCGGCTGGAGGAGATCACCCTCACCGACGACCCGGACACGGTGAAGGAGGAGGCGACCATCGCGCTGACTCAGGTGGAGCGGCTGACCGACGTGGTGGAGCGGCTGCTGACCAACTCGCGGGACCCCCGTACCGGCTCCGCCGTCACCTTCGACCTCGACGAGGTCATCCAGCAGCAGCTCGCCGAGTGGCGCCCGGCCTACCGCAGCGCCGGCCGGGCCATCGTCAACTCCGGCAAGCGGCATCTGACGGCGGTCGGCACGCCCGGCGCGGTCGCGCAGGTGCTGGCCGCGCTGATCGAGAACTCGTTGATGCACGGCGGCGGCACGGTCGCCCTGCGCACCCGGGTCACCGGCAACCAGGCCGTGATCGAGGTCACCGACGAGGGCCCCGGGGTCCCCGCCGACCTCGGCGCGCGGATCTTCGAGCGGACCATCAGCGGCCGCAACTCCACCGGTATCGGCCTCGCCGTCGCCCGCGACCTCGCCGAGGCCGACGGCGGCCGCCTGGAGCTGCTCCAGACCCACCCGCCGGTCTTCGGCCTGTTCCTGTCCCGCACCGCCCCCGCGCACAAGGGCGACGAGCCCACGGTCCGCTAG
- a CDS encoding response regulator transcription factor → MTRVLLAEDDASISEPLARALRREGYEVEVREDGPSALDAGLQGGVDLVVLDLGLPGMDGLEVARRLRADGHTVPILILTARADEVDTVVGLDAGADDYVTKPFRLAELLARVRALLRRGSAEPQQPPATHGVRIDVESHRAWMGEEELQLTAKEFDLLRVLVRDAGRVVTRDQLMREVWDTTWWSSTKTLDMHISWLRKKLGDDAANPRYIATVRGVGFRFEKS, encoded by the coding sequence ATGACCCGTGTACTGCTCGCCGAGGACGACGCGTCCATCTCGGAGCCGCTGGCCCGCGCCCTGCGCCGGGAAGGTTACGAGGTCGAGGTGCGCGAGGACGGCCCCAGCGCGCTCGACGCCGGGCTCCAGGGCGGGGTCGATCTCGTCGTGCTGGACCTCGGACTGCCCGGCATGGACGGCCTGGAGGTCGCCCGTCGGCTGCGTGCCGACGGCCACACCGTGCCGATCCTCATCCTGACCGCGCGCGCCGACGAGGTGGACACCGTCGTCGGGCTCGACGCGGGTGCCGACGACTACGTCACCAAGCCCTTCCGCCTCGCCGAGCTGCTGGCCCGGGTCCGGGCCCTGCTGCGGCGCGGCTCGGCCGAGCCCCAGCAGCCGCCGGCCACCCACGGGGTGCGGATCGACGTCGAGTCGCACCGGGCCTGGATGGGCGAGGAGGAACTCCAGCTCACCGCCAAGGAGTTCGACCTGCTGCGGGTGCTGGTGCGGGACGCCGGCCGCGTGGTCACCAGGGACCAGCTGATGCGGGAGGTGTGGGACACGACCTGGTGGTCCTCCACCAAGACCCTCGACATGCACATCTCCTGGCTCCGCAAGAAGCTCGGTGACGACGCGGCGAACCCCCGGTACATCGCCACGGTGCGCGGTGTGGGCTTCCGCTTCGAGAAGAGCTGA
- a CDS encoding peptide MFS transporter has protein sequence MASSLTKDSVRPETPGTDKTFFGHPRGLATLFMTEMWERFSYYGMKALLTVYLLSGGPGAGKGSMGGGLAMDVATTTVIVSVYSAMVYLLAMPGGWLGDRVWGPRKTVAIAAVTIMCGHLVLALPGGQAPFFAGLALVAAGSGLLKANISTMVGHLYNGPDDPRRDGGFTIFYMGINMGAFFAPLVIGTVGQKVNWHLGFGLAAVGMGIGLASFLLGTRHLNPVSNVVPKPLSSEERTSWLRKGLGWLLAAVVFYGVVGGTGHFTMNWAMIPLTIIGLVIPAGVLLRIKRDKELSSLEQSKMTGYIWFFVAAAVFWMIYDQGASTVQAFGEGKASNMMFGFDFPSSWYQSVNALFIMALAPVFAFVWVWLNRKGKEPSTIVKFSMGLVLIGVSFFFFLIPLGMAANGTAVSPMWLVGIYFIQTVGELCLSPVGLSVTTKMAPAKYASQMMGVWFLAVTAGDSITSLLSNPAIADVDLGGTGAVLGEAILAALAGFAVWMYRRKVKSLMGDVN, from the coding sequence ATGGCGTCCAGCCTGACGAAGGACTCGGTCCGCCCGGAGACCCCGGGCACCGACAAGACCTTCTTCGGCCACCCCCGCGGCTTGGCCACTCTCTTCATGACCGAGATGTGGGAGCGGTTCTCCTACTACGGCATGAAGGCCCTGCTCACCGTCTATCTGCTTTCCGGCGGCCCCGGCGCCGGCAAGGGCAGCATGGGCGGCGGCCTGGCGATGGACGTGGCCACCACCACGGTGATCGTCTCCGTCTACTCGGCGATGGTGTACCTGCTCGCCATGCCCGGCGGCTGGCTCGGTGACCGGGTCTGGGGTCCGCGCAAGACGGTGGCCATCGCGGCCGTCACGATCATGTGCGGTCACCTCGTGCTCGCACTCCCCGGCGGCCAGGCCCCGTTCTTCGCCGGTCTCGCGCTGGTCGCGGCCGGTTCGGGCCTGCTCAAGGCCAACATCTCCACGATGGTCGGCCACCTGTACAACGGTCCGGACGACCCGCGCCGTGACGGTGGCTTCACGATCTTCTACATGGGCATCAACATGGGCGCGTTCTTCGCTCCCCTGGTGATCGGCACCGTCGGTCAGAAGGTCAACTGGCACCTCGGCTTCGGCCTGGCCGCGGTCGGCATGGGCATCGGTCTCGCGTCCTTCCTGCTGGGTACGCGGCACCTGAACCCGGTCAGCAACGTCGTCCCGAAGCCGCTGAGCTCCGAGGAGCGGACCTCCTGGCTGCGCAAGGGCCTCGGCTGGCTGCTGGCCGCGGTGGTGTTCTACGGCGTCGTCGGCGGCACCGGCCACTTCACCATGAACTGGGCGATGATCCCGCTGACGATCATCGGTCTGGTCATCCCCGCGGGCGTGCTGCTGCGCATCAAGCGCGACAAGGAGCTGTCGTCCCTTGAGCAGTCCAAGATGACCGGCTACATCTGGTTCTTCGTCGCGGCCGCCGTGTTCTGGATGATCTACGACCAGGGCGCCTCCACGGTGCAGGCCTTCGGTGAGGGCAAGGCGTCGAACATGATGTTCGGCTTCGACTTCCCGTCCTCCTGGTACCAGTCGGTGAACGCGCTGTTCATCATGGCCCTGGCCCCTGTGTTCGCCTTCGTGTGGGTGTGGCTCAACCGCAAGGGCAAGGAGCCCAGCACCATCGTCAAGTTCTCGATGGGTCTGGTCCTGATCGGGGTCTCGTTCTTCTTCTTCCTGATCCCGCTGGGCATGGCGGCGAACGGCACCGCTGTGAGCCCGATGTGGCTGGTCGGCATCTACTTCATCCAGACCGTGGGCGAACTGTGCCTGTCCCCGGTGGGCCTGTCGGTGACGACGAAGATGGCTCCGGCCAAGTACGCCAGCCAGATGATGGGCGTGTGGTTCCTCGCGGTGACCGCAGGTGACTCCATCACCAGCCTGCTCTCCAACCCGGCCATCGCCGACGTGGACCTCGGTGGCACGGGTGCCGTCCTCGGGGAGGCGATCCTCGCGGCCCTCGCCGGATTCGCGGTGTGGATGTACCGCCGCAAGGTCAAGTCGCTGATGGGCGACGTGAACTGA
- a CDS encoding ATP-binding protein: MSTTRPYSPGDGGPEPSGASGMPAGDATAPESALSAALPVAPSEAAPEARGRQVRRLGLDGESGVVPLARDFTRQALYEWGWLPASGAEQRAAAEDVLLVVSELVTNACLHADGPDELVLSCDRKVIRLEVTDRGAGQPAPRTPHQAGRPGGHGMFIVQRLSLDWGVVRTPDESGKTVWAELAAPA; this comes from the coding sequence ATGAGCACCACCCGGCCCTACTCGCCGGGCGACGGTGGCCCGGAGCCGAGCGGCGCTTCCGGCATGCCCGCGGGAGACGCGACGGCGCCGGAGTCGGCCTTGAGCGCCGCCCTGCCCGTCGCTCCCTCCGAGGCCGCGCCGGAGGCGAGGGGACGACAGGTCCGCAGGCTCGGCCTGGACGGAGAGAGCGGGGTGGTCCCGCTCGCCCGTGACTTCACCCGCCAGGCGCTGTACGAGTGGGGCTGGCTGCCCGCCTCGGGCGCCGAGCAGCGGGCCGCGGCCGAGGACGTGCTCCTCGTCGTCTCGGAGCTGGTCACCAACGCCTGCCTGCACGCCGACGGCCCGGACGAGCTGGTCCTGTCCTGCGACCGCAAGGTGATCCGTCTCGAGGTCACCGACCGCGGCGCCGGCCAGCCCGCCCCCCGCACCCCGCACCAGGCCGGCCGCCCCGGCGGCCACGGCATGTTCATCGTCCAGCGCCTCAGCCTCGACTGGGGCGTCGTACGCACCCCCGACGAATCCGGCAAGACGGTCTGGGCAGAACTGGCCGCCCCCGCCTGA
- a CDS encoding STAS domain-containing protein yields the protein MDHGTVGSAQSGRLLVEVREEGSSAVVTPAGELDHHTADLLREPLDDLLEKGFSRLVVDCSRLEFCDSTGLNVLLGARLKADAAGGGVHLAGMLPVVARVFEITGAEAVFTVHDSVEAALAGETG from the coding sequence ATGGACCACGGGACGGTCGGCAGCGCACAGTCGGGCCGGCTTCTGGTGGAGGTGCGGGAAGAGGGTTCCAGCGCCGTAGTGACACCGGCGGGTGAACTCGATCACCACACCGCCGATCTACTGCGCGAACCGCTCGACGACCTCCTGGAGAAGGGCTTCTCACGACTTGTCGTGGACTGCTCGCGGCTGGAGTTCTGCGACTCGACAGGACTGAACGTGCTGCTGGGGGCCCGTCTGAAGGCGGACGCCGCCGGCGGTGGCGTGCACCTCGCGGGCATGCTGCCCGTAGTCGCACGCGTATTCGAGATCACGGGAGCCGAGGCGGTCTTCACCGTCCACGACTCCGTAGAGGCCGCCCTCGCGGGCGAGACCGGCTGA
- a CDS encoding RNA polymerase sigma factor SigF — translation MSARLDGSPTHKATSTPPPEKLDHTIDPLDPLAGLPEIPPFDEVGPVDARALSKTLFERLESLEEGTYEYSYVRNTLVELNLALVKFAASRFRSRSEPMEDIVQVGTVGLIKAIDRFEMSRGVEFPTFAMPTIIGEIKRFFRDTSWSVRVPRRLQELRLDLAKAGDELAQRLDRAPTVAELAERLGLSHEEVVEGMAASNAYTASSLDAQPADDDTEGALADRIGYEDHGLEGIEYVESLKPLIAELAPRDRKILSLRFVAGLTQSEIGEELGISQMHVSRLLSRTLSRLRKGLTLDE, via the coding sequence ATGTCAGCCCGGCTCGACGGGTCGCCTACCCACAAAGCGACGTCGACACCCCCACCGGAAAAGCTGGACCACACCATCGACCCTCTCGACCCCCTGGCGGGGCTCCCCGAGATCCCGCCCTTCGACGAGGTCGGCCCGGTGGACGCGCGAGCCCTGTCCAAGACGCTCTTCGAGCGCCTGGAGTCGCTGGAGGAGGGCACGTACGAGTACTCGTACGTCCGCAACACCCTCGTCGAACTGAATCTGGCGCTGGTGAAGTTCGCCGCCTCCCGGTTCCGCTCCCGCAGCGAGCCGATGGAGGACATCGTCCAGGTCGGCACGGTCGGCCTGATCAAGGCGATCGACCGCTTCGAGATGTCGCGCGGGGTCGAGTTCCCGACCTTCGCGATGCCGACCATCATCGGCGAGATCAAGCGCTTCTTCCGTGACACCTCGTGGTCCGTGCGCGTCCCGCGCCGCCTGCAGGAGCTGCGGCTCGACCTGGCCAAGGCCGGGGACGAGCTGGCCCAGCGGCTGGACCGCGCCCCCACCGTCGCGGAACTGGCCGAGCGCCTCGGGCTCTCCCACGAGGAGGTCGTCGAGGGCATGGCCGCCTCGAACGCCTACACCGCCTCCTCCCTGGACGCCCAGCCCGCCGACGACGACACCGAGGGCGCCCTCGCGGACCGCATCGGGTACGAGGACCACGGGCTCGAAGGCATCGAGTACGTCGAGTCGTTGAAGCCCCTCATCGCCGAACTGGCGCCCCGCGACCGGAAGATCCTCTCCCTGCGCTTCGTGGCGGGTCTGACCCAGTCCGAGATCGGCGAGGAGCTGGGCATCTCCCAGATGCACGTCTCCCGGCTGCTGTCCCGTACGTTGTCGCGCCTGCGCAAGGGACTCACGCTGGACGAGTGA
- the hutI gene encoding imidazolonepropionase gives MSSSTAIINIATLVTNDPSLGDGSPLGLIQDAALVIDGERVVWAGESSRAPATDNRLDAGGKAVLPGFVDSHSHLVFAGDRTAEFNARMSGRAYSAGGIRTTVAATRAASDAELEANLARHLAEALRQGTTTMETKSGYGLTVEDESRALRLAAAHTDEVTYLGAHIVAPELAEDPAAYVALVTGEMLDACAPHARWIDVFCEKGAFDGDQARAILTAGRAKGLHPRIHANQLSYGPGVQLAVELDAASADHCTHLTDADVDALASGDTVATLLPGAEFSTRAEWPNARRLLDAGATVALSTDCNPGSSYTSSVPFCVALAVRDMGMTPDEAVWAATAGGAAALRRTDVGRLTPGSRADLVLLDAPSHVHLAYRPGVPLVEGVWRAGVRVA, from the coding sequence ATGAGCAGCAGCACCGCCATCATCAACATCGCCACGCTGGTCACCAACGACCCCTCCCTCGGTGACGGTTCCCCTCTCGGACTGATCCAGGACGCGGCCCTGGTCATCGACGGCGAACGCGTCGTGTGGGCCGGTGAGTCAAGCAGAGCACCCGCCACTGACAATCGCCTCGACGCCGGTGGAAAGGCGGTCCTGCCGGGCTTCGTGGACTCCCACTCGCACCTGGTCTTCGCCGGGGACCGCACCGCCGAGTTCAACGCCCGCATGTCCGGTCGCGCCTACAGCGCCGGCGGCATCCGCACCACGGTCGCCGCCACCCGCGCCGCCTCCGACGCGGAACTGGAGGCGAACCTCGCCCGCCACCTGGCCGAGGCGCTCCGCCAGGGCACCACCACGATGGAGACCAAGTCCGGCTACGGCCTCACCGTCGAGGACGAGTCCCGCGCCCTGCGCCTCGCGGCCGCCCACACCGACGAGGTGACCTACCTGGGCGCCCACATCGTCGCCCCCGAACTCGCCGAGGACCCGGCCGCGTACGTCGCCCTGGTGACCGGGGAGATGCTGGACGCCTGCGCCCCGCACGCCCGTTGGATCGACGTGTTCTGCGAGAAGGGCGCCTTCGACGGCGACCAGGCCCGCGCCATCCTCACCGCCGGCCGTGCCAAGGGCCTGCACCCGCGCATTCACGCCAACCAGCTCTCCTACGGTCCCGGCGTCCAGCTGGCCGTCGAACTGGACGCGGCCAGCGCGGATCACTGCACCCACCTCACGGACGCCGACGTGGACGCCCTGGCCAGTGGCGACACGGTCGCCACGCTGCTGCCCGGCGCCGAGTTCTCCACCCGCGCCGAGTGGCCGAACGCGCGCCGGCTGCTGGACGCGGGGGCCACGGTGGCGCTGTCCACGGACTGCAACCCCGGCTCGTCGTACACCTCGTCCGTGCCGTTCTGCGTGGCGCTGGCGGTGCGGGACATGGGGATGACCCCGGACGAGGCCGTGTGGGCCGCCACGGCGGGCGGAGCGGCCGCGCTGCGCCGGACCGACGTGGGGCGGCTCACCCCCGGCAGCCGGGCCGACCTGGTGCTGCTGGACGCCCCGAGCCATGTCCACCTGGCCTACCGCCCCGGCGTGCCCCTGGTCGAAGGGGTGTGGCGAGCGGGAGTCCGCGTGGCCTGA
- a CDS encoding formimidoylglutamate deiminase, with protein MTQGTYWLEHAWLGGTVEPGVLVEVADGRVGAVRTGTPAPPPGAEVLRGLTLPGLANAHSHAFHRALRGTVQVGSGTFWTWREVMYSVADRLAPDSYHALARAVYAEMALAGITCVGEFHYLHHAPGGTPYADPNVMGEALIEAAAEAGVRITLLDTAYLSAGFGEPPGHHQLRFSDGTADAWAERCSVLKEQDHARIGAAVHSVRAVPAAQLATVAGWAEERRAPLHVHLSEQTAENDACLAAHGVTPARLLAEHGVLGPRTTGVHNTHLTGEDIALLGGSGTGTCMCPTTERDLADGIGPAVALQSAGSPLSLGSDSHAVIDLLEEARAMELDERLRTRTRGHWTAAALLRAATEDGHAALGWQEAGAIEPGRLADFTTIALDSVRTAGPPPRLGAETAVFAASAADVRHTVVGGRQVVRDGAHTLVPDVPAALADAIGALRD; from the coding sequence GTGACCCAGGGAACCTACTGGCTGGAGCACGCCTGGCTCGGCGGCACCGTCGAGCCGGGGGTGCTCGTCGAGGTCGCGGACGGCCGTGTCGGCGCCGTCCGCACCGGCACGCCCGCCCCGCCGCCCGGCGCCGAGGTCCTGCGCGGCCTCACCCTGCCCGGCCTCGCCAACGCGCACAGCCACGCCTTCCACCGGGCCCTGCGCGGCACGGTCCAGGTCGGCTCCGGGACCTTCTGGACCTGGCGCGAGGTGATGTACTCCGTCGCCGACCGGCTGGCCCCGGACAGCTACCACGCCCTCGCCCGCGCGGTGTACGCCGAGATGGCGCTGGCCGGGATCACCTGCGTGGGGGAGTTCCACTACCTCCACCACGCCCCCGGCGGCACGCCCTACGCCGATCCCAACGTCATGGGCGAGGCCCTGATCGAGGCCGCCGCCGAGGCCGGCGTCCGCATCACCCTCCTGGACACCGCGTACCTCTCGGCGGGCTTCGGCGAGCCCCCCGGCCACCACCAGCTCCGCTTCTCCGACGGCACCGCCGACGCCTGGGCCGAACGCTGTTCAGTTCTCAAGGAACAGGATCACGCGCGGATCGGCGCGGCCGTCCACTCCGTACGGGCCGTGCCCGCCGCCCAGTTGGCGACCGTCGCGGGCTGGGCCGAGGAGCGGCGGGCCCCGCTGCACGTCCACCTCTCCGAGCAGACCGCCGAGAACGACGCCTGCCTCGCCGCGCACGGCGTCACCCCGGCCCGGCTGCTCGCCGAGCACGGCGTGCTCGGACCGCGCACCACCGGTGTGCACAACACCCATCTGACCGGCGAGGACATCGCCCTGCTCGGCGGCTCGGGCACCGGCACCTGCATGTGCCCCACCACCGAGCGCGACCTGGCCGACGGCATCGGACCCGCCGTCGCCCTGCAGAGCGCGGGCTCCCCGCTCTCGCTCGGCTCCGACAGCCACGCCGTCATCGACCTGCTCGAAGAGGCGCGCGCGATGGAGCTGGACGAGCGGCTGCGCACCCGCACCCGGGGCCACTGGACCGCGGCCGCGCTGCTGCGCGCCGCCACCGAGGACGGCCACGCGGCACTCGGCTGGCAGGAGGCGGGCGCCATCGAGCCGGGACGCCTGGCCGACTTCACGACCATCGCCCTCGACTCCGTCAGGACGGCCGGACCGCCGCCCCGGCTCGGCGCCGAGACGGCCGTATTCGCGGCGAGCGCGGCGGACGTCCGGCACACGGTCGTGGGCGGCCGCCAGGTCGTACGGGACGGGGCGCACACGCTCGTACCCGATGTGCCCGCCGCCCTGGCCGACGCGATCGGCGCCCTGCGCGACTGA
- a CDS encoding allantoate amidohydrolase, with protein sequence MWAELLPIGRHPDSGGYRRYAWTPADAECRVWFKEQAEGRGLAYEVDRNGNQWAWLGDPAEGDAVVTGSHLDSVPDGGAFDGPLGVVSAFAALDELRLRNATFDRPLGIVNFGDEEGARFGLACVGSRLASGQLTVEQAHRLTDGDGITLPKAMAAAGYDPDAIGADPERLARIGAFVELHVEQGRALDLSGDQVGIASSIWPHGRWRFDFRGEANHAGTTRLADRRDPMPTYAETVLAARREAELAGAVATFGKISVEPNGVNAIPSLVRGWLDSRAPGQEALDAVLDGITRSAREYADAHGIDLDVTRESFTPVVEFDHALRDELGRLLGRDTGLTVPVLGTGAGHDAGILSGAVPTAMLFVRNPTGVSHSPAESATEDDCVAGVRALADVLEGLTRR encoded by the coding sequence ATGTGGGCCGAGTTGCTGCCCATCGGGCGGCACCCGGACTCCGGGGGGTACCGGCGGTACGCCTGGACCCCCGCCGACGCCGAGTGCCGGGTCTGGTTCAAGGAGCAGGCCGAGGGGCGGGGGCTGGCCTACGAGGTCGACCGGAACGGGAACCAGTGGGCGTGGCTCGGGGACCCCGCCGAAGGGGATGCCGTCGTCACCGGGTCGCATCTGGACTCCGTGCCCGACGGCGGGGCCTTCGACGGGCCGCTGGGTGTCGTCTCCGCCTTCGCCGCGCTGGACGAACTCCGGCTCAGGAACGCCACGTTCGACCGGCCCCTCGGCATCGTCAACTTCGGGGACGAGGAGGGGGCCCGGTTCGGGCTGGCCTGTGTGGGCTCGCGGCTGGCCTCCGGACAGCTCACCGTCGAGCAGGCGCACCGGCTGACCGACGGTGACGGCATCACCCTGCCCAAGGCGATGGCCGCCGCCGGCTACGACCCGGACGCCATCGGCGCCGACCCCGAACGCCTCGCCCGCATCGGCGCGTTCGTCGAGCTGCACGTCGAACAGGGCCGCGCGCTGGACCTGTCCGGCGACCAGGTCGGCATCGCCAGCTCCATCTGGCCGCACGGACGCTGGCGGTTCGACTTCCGGGGCGAGGCCAACCACGCCGGCACCACCCGGCTCGCCGACCGGCGCGACCCGATGCCGACCTACGCCGAGACCGTGCTGGCCGCCCGCCGGGAGGCCGAACTCGCCGGAGCCGTCGCCACGTTCGGCAAGATCTCCGTGGAGCCCAACGGCGTCAACGCCATCCCCTCCCTGGTGCGCGGCTGGCTGGACTCCCGCGCCCCCGGCCAGGAGGCGCTGGACGCGGTCCTCGACGGCATCACCCGGTCCGCGCGGGAGTACGCCGACGCCCACGGCATCGACCTGGACGTGACCCGGGAGTCCTTCACCCCCGTCGTGGAGTTCGACCACGCCCTGCGCGACGAACTCGGCCGCCTGCTGGGCCGGGACACCGGGCTGACCGTGCCCGTGCTGGGCACCGGCGCCGGGCACGACGCCGGGATTCTCTCCGGCGCCGTCCCGACCGCCATGCTGTTCGTGCGCAACCCCACCGGTGTCTCGCACTCCCCGGCCGAGTCCGCGACCGAGGACGACTGCGTCGCCGGGGTGCGCGCCCTCGCCGACGTACTGGAAGGACTGACCCGCAGGTGA
- the hutU gene encoding urocanate hydratase yields the protein MSGPRPVRAPRGTELSALGWQQEAALRMLQNNLDPEVAEHPDKLVVYGGTGKAARDWRSFDAMVRTLRTLKQDETMLVQSGRPVGVMQTHEWAPRVLIANSNLVGDWANWEEFRRLEALGLTMYGQMTAGSWIYIGTQGILQGTYETFAAVAAKKFGGTLAGTITLTAGLGGMGGAQPLAVTMNDGVAICIDVDPRAIERRIEHKYLDVKADSLEHALQLATEARDARRPLSIGVLGNAAELVPQLLAMSAPIDIVTDQTSAHDPLAYLPVGVDFEDMADAAAKDPAGFTTRARESMARHVEAMVGFMDAGAEVFDYGNSIRGEAQLAGYDRAFAFPGFVPAYIRPLFCEGKGPFRWAALSGDPADIAKTDRALLELFPENESLARWIKMAGERVHFQGLPARICWLGYGERDKAGERFNDMVASGELAAPLAIGRDHLDCGSVASPYRETEAMLDGSDAIADWPLLNAMVNVASGASWVSIHHGGGVGMGRSIHAGQVSVADGTKLAGEKIRRVLTNDPGMGVIRHVDAGYDIAESVAEERDVRVPMREGEGE from the coding sequence ATGTCGGGACCCCGCCCCGTACGAGCACCGCGCGGCACGGAACTGAGCGCCCTGGGCTGGCAGCAGGAAGCCGCCCTCCGGATGCTCCAGAACAACCTCGACCCCGAGGTCGCCGAGCACCCCGACAAGCTCGTCGTCTACGGCGGGACCGGCAAGGCCGCCCGCGACTGGCGCTCCTTCGACGCCATGGTGCGCACGCTGCGGACGCTCAAGCAGGACGAGACGATGCTCGTCCAGTCCGGCCGCCCGGTCGGCGTCATGCAGACCCACGAGTGGGCGCCGCGCGTCCTCATCGCCAACTCCAACCTGGTCGGCGACTGGGCCAACTGGGAGGAGTTCCGCCGCCTGGAGGCCCTCGGCCTCACCATGTACGGCCAGATGACCGCCGGTTCCTGGATCTACATCGGCACCCAGGGCATCCTCCAGGGCACCTACGAGACCTTCGCCGCCGTTGCCGCGAAGAAGTTCGGCGGCACCCTCGCGGGCACCATCACGCTGACCGCCGGACTCGGCGGCATGGGCGGCGCCCAGCCGCTCGCCGTCACCATGAACGACGGCGTGGCCATCTGTATCGACGTCGACCCGCGCGCCATCGAGCGCCGCATCGAGCACAAGTACCTCGATGTGAAGGCCGACAGCCTGGAGCACGCCCTCCAGCTCGCCACCGAGGCCCGCGACGCCCGCCGCCCGCTCTCCATCGGCGTCCTCGGCAACGCGGCCGAGCTGGTCCCGCAGCTCCTCGCCATGAGCGCCCCCATCGACATCGTCACCGACCAGACCTCCGCGCACGACCCGCTGGCCTACCTCCCGGTCGGCGTGGACTTCGAGGACATGGCCGACGCCGCCGCGAAGGACCCGGCCGGGTTCACCACCCGCGCCCGCGAGTCCATGGCCCGGCACGTCGAGGCGATGGTCGGCTTCATGGACGCCGGCGCCGAGGTCTTCGACTACGGCAACTCCATCCGGGGCGAGGCCCAGCTCGCGGGCTACGACCGCGCCTTCGCCTTCCCCGGCTTCGTCCCCGCCTACATCCGGCCCCTGTTCTGCGAGGGCAAGGGCCCCTTCCGCTGGGCCGCCCTCTCCGGCGACCCGGCCGACATCGCCAAGACCGACCGCGCCCTGCTGGAGCTGTTCCCGGAGAACGAGTCCCTCGCGCGCTGGATCAAGATGGCCGGTGAGCGGGTGCACTTCCAGGGCCTGCCGGCCCGGATCTGCTGGCTCGGGTACGGGGAGCGGGACAAGGCGGGAGAGCGGTTCAACGACATGGTGGCGAGCGGTGAGCTTGCCGCTCCGCTGGCCATCGGGCGGGACCACCTCGACTGCGGCTCCGTCGCGTCCCCCTACCGGGAGACCGAGGCGATGCTGGACGGGTCCGACGCGATCGCGGACTGGCCGCTGCTGAACGCCATGGTCAACGTGGCTTCCGGGGCGTCCTGGGTCTCCATCCACCACGGTGGCGGCGTGGGGATGGGACGATCCATCCACGCGGGGCAGGTGAGCGTCGCCGACGGCACGAAGCTGGCCGGCGAGAAGATCCGCCGGGTCCTCACGAACGACCCCGGCATGGGTGTCATCCGGCATGTGGACGCGGGGTACGACATCGCGGAGTCCGTGGCCGAGGAGCGGGACGTCCGGGTGCCCATGCGTGAGGGTGAGGGGGAGTGA